Proteins found in one Bacillus subtilis subsp. subtilis str. 168 genomic segment:
- the plsY gene encoding acylphosphate:glycerol-3-phosphate O-acyltransferase (Evidence 1a: Function from experimental evidences in the studied strain; PubMedId: 12682299, 15849754, 16850406, 16949372, 17005971, 17308305, 17557823, 17645809, 19282621, 26644587; Product type e: enzyme), with the protein MLIALLIILAYLIGSIPSGLIVGKLAKGIDIREHGSGNLGATNAFRTLGVKAGSVVIAGDILKGTLATALPFLMHVDIHPLLAGVFAVLGHVFPIFAKFKGGKAVATSGGVLLFYAPLLFITMVAVFFIFLYLTKFVSLSSMLTGIYTVIYSFFVHDTYLLIVVTLLTIFVIYRHRANIKRIINKTEPKVKWL; encoded by the coding sequence ATGTTAATTGCTTTATTGATTATTTTGGCCTACTTGATAGGCAGCATTCCATCTGGCTTAATTGTGGGCAAGCTTGCCAAAGGAATTGATATTCGGGAGCACGGAAGCGGCAACTTAGGCGCTACCAATGCATTCCGTACATTGGGTGTAAAAGCTGGTTCGGTCGTCATAGCCGGAGATATTTTGAAAGGGACACTGGCAACTGCATTGCCTTTTCTCATGCATGTTGATATTCACCCGCTTCTTGCAGGAGTCTTTGCGGTTTTAGGCCACGTGTTTCCCATCTTCGCCAAATTTAAAGGCGGTAAAGCCGTGGCGACATCAGGAGGCGTTTTGCTATTTTACGCACCCCTGTTATTTATCACGATGGTTGCGGTATTCTTCATCTTTTTATACTTGACTAAATTTGTTTCTCTCTCATCGATGTTAACAGGGATCTATACTGTTATATATAGTTTCTTTGTCCATGATACGTATTTATTGATTGTCGTTACCCTGCTCACTATTTTTGTGATATACAGACACCGAGCGAACATTAAACGAATTATCAATAAAACAGAACCTAAAGTAAAATGGTTATAA
- the yneT gene encoding putative acyl-CoA-binding protein (Evidence 3: Putative function from multiple computational evidences; PubMedId: 22938038; Product type e: enzyme), producing MQNPSKAEIKEILQRSKRIAVVGLSDRPDRTSHMVSKAMQDAGYEIIPVNPTIDEALGVKAVSSLKEIDGPIDIVNVFRRSEQLPGVAEEFLETDAPVFWAQQGLVNEEAYQMLKEKGRTVIMDLCIKVAHAVTK from the coding sequence ATGCAAAACCCTTCTAAAGCGGAAATTAAAGAGATTCTTCAAAGAAGCAAACGTATAGCGGTAGTAGGGCTTTCAGACCGTCCGGATAGAACGTCACATATGGTTTCAAAAGCAATGCAGGACGCGGGTTATGAAATTATCCCTGTGAACCCTACAATTGATGAGGCGCTAGGTGTCAAAGCCGTTTCATCTTTAAAAGAGATAGACGGTCCGATTGACATCGTAAATGTATTCCGGCGCTCAGAACAGCTTCCTGGAGTGGCGGAAGAGTTTTTAGAGACAGATGCGCCAGTATTTTGGGCACAGCAAGGGCTAGTTAATGAGGAAGCATACCAGATGCTAAAAGAAAAAGGCAGAACGGTTATCATGGATCTGTGCATAAAAGTGGCACACGCTGTAACAAAATAG
- the parE gene encoding subunit B of DNA topoisomerase IV (ATP-dependent) (Evidence 1a: Function from experimental evidences in the studied strain; PubMedId: 8969507, 9539793, 12682299, 16267290; Product type e: enzyme) gives MARKQQFDYNEDAIQVLEGLEAVRKRPGMYIGSTDARGLHHLVYEIVDNSVDEVLAGHGDHIIVKIHKDNSISVQDRGRGMPTGMHKLGKPTPEVILTVLHAGGKFGQGGYKTSGGLHGVGASVVNALSEWLTVTIERDGFVYQQRFENGGKPVTSLEKIGKTKKTGTLTHFKPDPTMFSTTTYNFETLSERLRESAFLLKGLKIELIDERNDQREVFYYENGIEAFVAYLNEEKDVLSEVVSFEGEHHSIEVDFAFQFNDGYSENILSFVNNVRTKDGGTHESGAKTAMTRAFNEYARKVALLKEKDKNLEGTDIREGLSAIISVRIPEELLQFEGQTKGKLGTSEARSAVDAIVSEQLAYFLEENRDTATLLVKKAIKASQAREAARKAREEARSGKKRKKSEATLSGKLTPAGSRNPAKNELYLVEGDSAGGSAKQGRDRRFQAVLPLRGKVINTEKAKLADIFKNEEINTIIHAIGGGVGADFSIDDINYDKIIIMTDADTDGAHIQVLLLTFFYRYMKPLIEHGKVFIALPPLYKVSKGSGKKEIIEYAWSDEEMGDVLKKVGKGYTIQRYKGLGEMNADQLWETTMNPESRTLVRVKIDDAARVERRVTTLMGDKVEPRRKWIEKNVAFGLDEESNILENENLSVAEEV, from the coding sequence TTGGCTAGAAAACAGCAATTTGATTACAACGAAGATGCCATACAGGTGCTCGAAGGCCTTGAGGCTGTCAGGAAAAGGCCGGGTATGTATATTGGCTCTACTGACGCGCGGGGTTTGCACCACTTGGTTTATGAAATTGTAGATAACTCTGTCGACGAGGTGCTTGCCGGCCATGGAGATCACATAATCGTCAAAATACATAAAGACAATAGTATTTCTGTACAGGATAGAGGCCGCGGCATGCCGACCGGAATGCATAAGCTCGGCAAACCAACCCCTGAAGTGATTTTAACGGTGCTTCATGCCGGAGGGAAATTCGGCCAAGGCGGCTATAAGACAAGCGGCGGGCTCCACGGAGTTGGTGCATCAGTCGTGAATGCTTTATCTGAATGGCTGACGGTTACCATTGAGCGGGACGGTTTTGTCTATCAGCAGCGATTTGAAAATGGAGGAAAACCGGTTACATCTCTCGAAAAGATCGGCAAAACAAAAAAGACGGGAACTCTTACACACTTTAAGCCAGATCCAACGATGTTCAGCACAACCACTTATAATTTTGAAACGCTCTCTGAGCGCTTAAGAGAGTCTGCGTTTTTGTTAAAAGGACTGAAAATTGAGCTGATTGATGAACGCAATGACCAGCGTGAGGTCTTTTATTATGAAAACGGCATAGAAGCGTTTGTTGCTTACTTAAATGAAGAAAAAGACGTCTTGTCTGAAGTGGTCTCGTTTGAGGGTGAGCATCATTCTATAGAAGTGGACTTTGCGTTCCAGTTTAACGATGGTTATTCTGAAAATATTTTGTCGTTTGTCAACAATGTCAGAACAAAAGACGGCGGGACGCATGAGTCAGGTGCAAAAACTGCGATGACGCGTGCTTTTAATGAATATGCGCGAAAAGTGGCTTTGCTGAAAGAAAAGGATAAGAACCTTGAAGGCACCGATATAAGGGAAGGGCTTTCAGCCATTATTTCTGTCCGCATTCCTGAGGAGCTTCTTCAATTTGAGGGACAAACAAAAGGAAAGCTCGGTACCAGTGAAGCAAGATCAGCGGTGGATGCGATTGTTTCAGAGCAGCTTGCTTACTTTTTAGAGGAAAATCGGGACACCGCAACGCTTCTTGTCAAAAAAGCAATCAAGGCGAGCCAGGCGCGCGAAGCGGCACGCAAAGCCCGTGAAGAAGCAAGAAGCGGCAAAAAACGAAAAAAATCAGAAGCGACTTTAAGCGGAAAGCTGACGCCTGCGGGTTCAAGAAACCCGGCAAAAAATGAATTGTATCTCGTTGAGGGAGATTCAGCAGGCGGGTCAGCCAAGCAGGGACGAGACCGCAGATTCCAGGCGGTTCTGCCTTTACGCGGTAAAGTCATTAATACAGAAAAAGCTAAGCTTGCTGATATCTTTAAAAATGAAGAGATCAATACGATCATTCATGCGATCGGCGGGGGAGTCGGGGCAGATTTCTCAATCGATGACATCAACTACGACAAAATCATCATTATGACCGATGCCGATACTGACGGCGCCCATATTCAAGTGCTGCTTCTTACCTTTTTCTATCGCTATATGAAACCGCTCATTGAGCATGGCAAGGTGTTCATTGCGCTGCCACCTTTATATAAGGTCAGTAAAGGAAGCGGGAAAAAGGAAATCATTGAATATGCATGGTCTGATGAAGAGATGGGGGATGTCCTGAAAAAAGTCGGCAAAGGCTATACCATTCAACGATATAAGGGTCTTGGAGAGATGAACGCAGACCAGCTGTGGGAAACGACGATGAATCCGGAGTCCCGCACACTTGTTAGGGTCAAAATTGACGATGCGGCACGTGTAGAGAGACGTGTGACGACGTTAATGGGAGACAAAGTAGAGCCGCGCAGAAAGTGGATTGAGAAAAACGTCGCTTTCGGCTTAGATGAAGAAAGCAATATTTTAGAAAATGAAAACTTATCGGTCGCTGAGGAGGTTTAA
- the parC gene encoding subunit A of DNA topoisomerase IV (ATP-dependent) (Evidence 1a: Function from experimental evidences in the studied strain; PubMedId: 9539793, 12682299, 16267290, 16272394, 24440393; Product type e: enzyme), with amino-acid sequence MSQPELFHDLPLEEVIGDRFGRYSKYIIQDRALPDARDGLKPVQRRILYAMHTDGNTFDKNFRKAAKTVGNVIGNYHPHGDSSVYEAMVRMSQDWKVRNVLIEMHGNNGSIDGDPPAAMRYTEARLSPIASELLRDIDKNTVEFVPNFDDTSKEPVVLPAMFPNLLVNGSTGISAGYATDIPPHHLGEVIDAVIKRIQMPSCSVDELMEVIKGPDFPTGGIIQGVDGIRKAYETGKGKIIIRGKAEIETIRGGREQIVITEIPFEVNKANLVKKMDEFRIDKKVEGISEVRDETDRTGLRVVIELKKEADAKGILNFLYKNTDLQITYNFNMVAIHNRRPMLMSLPSILDAYIGHQKEVVTNRSVYELQKAKDRHHIVEGLMKALSILDEVIATIRSSSDKRDAKNNLIAKYEFTEPQAEAIVSLQLYRLTNTDITALKEEAEELGKKIEELESILSNDKKLLKVITNSLKALKKKYADTRRSVIEEKIEEIKINLEVMVASEDVYVTVTKDGYLKRTSQRSFAASNGQDFGMKDTDRMLHQFEMNTTDVLLLFTNKGSYIYCPVHQLPDIRWKDMGQHFSNLITIDRDETIVKAIPIKEFDPSAYLLFFTKNGMVKKTELTHYKAQRYSKALVALNLKGEDELIDVHVTNGESQIFMATHLGYGLWFGEDEVNVVGARAAGVKGINLKEDDFVVSGEILQQSDSIVLFTQRGAVKRMSLSEFEKTSRAKRGVVMLRELKKNPHRVVALFACGLEQRLMAETEKGDRKELQTKELRTNDRYSNGSFFFDEEESGKVTAVWRLHTEQ; translated from the coding sequence TTGTCACAGCCAGAATTATTTCATGATTTACCATTAGAAGAGGTGATCGGCGACCGTTTTGGACGCTACAGTAAATATATTATTCAAGACAGGGCGCTGCCCGATGCGAGAGACGGATTAAAGCCGGTACAGCGCAGAATTCTGTATGCAATGCATACAGATGGAAACACGTTTGATAAAAACTTCAGAAAAGCGGCCAAAACGGTCGGTAACGTCATCGGTAACTATCATCCGCACGGTGACAGCTCGGTTTATGAAGCAATGGTGCGGATGAGCCAGGATTGGAAAGTTCGTAATGTGTTAATCGAAATGCATGGAAACAATGGAAGCATCGACGGAGATCCCCCGGCAGCCATGCGTTATACAGAGGCACGATTATCTCCGATAGCATCTGAGCTTCTTCGGGATATTGACAAAAACACGGTTGAATTTGTGCCGAACTTCGATGATACAAGCAAGGAGCCTGTCGTACTCCCGGCGATGTTTCCTAACCTATTGGTCAACGGATCTACCGGGATTTCAGCAGGATACGCGACCGACATTCCCCCTCATCATCTGGGAGAAGTCATTGATGCTGTCATTAAGCGTATTCAAATGCCTTCTTGCTCTGTTGACGAACTCATGGAAGTTATTAAAGGGCCTGATTTTCCGACAGGCGGTATTATTCAGGGCGTTGACGGGATAAGAAAAGCTTACGAAACCGGAAAAGGAAAAATCATTATCCGCGGAAAGGCTGAAATTGAAACAATCAGAGGCGGACGAGAACAAATTGTCATTACTGAAATTCCATTTGAAGTAAATAAAGCAAACCTTGTAAAAAAAATGGACGAGTTCCGTATTGATAAAAAGGTTGAAGGCATCTCAGAGGTTCGTGATGAAACGGATCGAACAGGGCTGAGAGTGGTCATTGAACTGAAAAAAGAAGCTGATGCCAAAGGCATTTTGAATTTCTTATATAAAAATACTGATTTGCAGATCACATATAACTTCAATATGGTGGCTATCCATAACCGCCGTCCGATGCTGATGAGCCTGCCGTCTATTTTGGATGCATATATCGGACACCAAAAGGAAGTTGTCACAAACCGGTCCGTTTACGAGCTTCAAAAAGCAAAAGACAGACATCATATCGTAGAAGGGCTCATGAAAGCTTTGTCTATTTTGGATGAAGTGATTGCAACAATCCGTTCTTCTAGCGATAAACGTGACGCTAAAAACAATTTGATCGCGAAATATGAATTTACAGAGCCTCAGGCTGAAGCCATCGTGTCATTGCAGCTATATCGTTTAACCAATACCGATATCACAGCGCTTAAGGAAGAGGCAGAAGAGCTCGGTAAAAAAATTGAAGAGCTCGAATCTATTCTGAGCAATGATAAAAAACTGCTAAAAGTGATTACAAACAGCTTAAAAGCACTGAAAAAGAAATATGCAGATACGAGACGCTCCGTGATTGAAGAAAAAATTGAAGAAATTAAAATCAATCTCGAAGTCATGGTTGCATCTGAGGATGTATATGTAACCGTTACGAAGGATGGTTACCTAAAACGGACGAGCCAGCGCTCATTTGCCGCTTCCAACGGTCAGGACTTCGGAATGAAAGATACGGACAGGATGCTGCATCAGTTTGAAATGAATACGACAGACGTGCTGCTGCTCTTTACGAACAAAGGAAGCTACATCTATTGTCCTGTTCACCAGCTGCCTGATATCAGATGGAAGGACATGGGCCAGCATTTTTCAAATCTAATCACTATTGACCGTGATGAAACGATTGTAAAGGCTATACCGATAAAAGAATTTGATCCGTCGGCATATCTTCTATTCTTTACGAAAAACGGTATGGTGAAAAAGACAGAGCTCACTCATTATAAAGCACAGCGTTATTCTAAGGCACTTGTAGCCTTAAATCTGAAGGGTGAAGATGAACTGATTGATGTACATGTAACAAATGGGGAAAGCCAGATCTTTATGGCCACTCACTTAGGGTATGGTCTATGGTTTGGAGAAGACGAAGTGAATGTAGTTGGCGCGCGTGCGGCAGGTGTCAAAGGGATTAACTTAAAAGAGGATGACTTTGTTGTCTCCGGTGAGATTCTTCAGCAATCTGATTCAATTGTCTTGTTCACACAGCGGGGAGCGGTTAAACGCATGAGTCTTTCTGAGTTCGAGAAGACATCCCGTGCAAAACGCGGTGTCGTAATGCTAAGGGAACTGAAAAAGAATCCTCACCGTGTTGTAGCACTGTTCGCTTGCGGTCTTGAACAGCGACTAATGGCAGAAACAGAAAAAGGCGACAGAAAAGAACTGCAGACAAAAGAGTTGCGGACAAACGACAGATACAGCAATGGCTCTTTCTTTTTTGATGAAGAGGAATCAGGCAAGGTTACAGCTGTTTGGCGCCTTCATACAGAACAATAA
- the alsT gene encoding H+/Na+:nitrogen-donor aminoacid symporter (Evidence 2b: Function from indirect experimental evidences (e.g. phenotypes); PubMedId: 8969507, 12823818, 15849754, 16850406, 22607086; Product type t : transporter) — translation MESFFNSLINIPSDFIWKYLFYILIGLGLFFTIRFGFIQFRYFIEMFRIVGEKPEGNKGVSSMQAFFISAASRVGTGNLTGVALAIATGGPGAVFWMWVVAAVGMASSFVESTLAQLYKVRDGEDFRGGPAYYIQKGLGARWLGIVFAILITVSFGLIFNAVQTNTIAGALDGAFHVNKIVVAIVLAVLTAFIIFGGLKRVVAVSQLIVPVMAGIYILIALFVVITNITAFPGVIATIVKNALGFEQVVGGGIGGIIVIGAQRGLFSNEAGMGSAPNAAATAHVSHPAKQGFIQTLGVFFDTFIICTSTAFIILLYSVTPKGDGIQVTQAALNHHIGGWAPTFIAVAMFLFAFSSVVGNYYYGETNIEFIKTSKTWLNIYRIAVIAMVVYGSLSGFQIVWDMADLFMGIMALINLIVIALLSNVAYKVYKDYAKQRKQGLDPVFKAKNIPGLKNAETWEDEKQEA, via the coding sequence ATGGAGTCTTTTTTCAATAGTTTGATTAATATTCCAAGTGATTTCATCTGGAAATACCTATTTTATATTTTAATAGGGCTTGGATTATTTTTTACCATACGTTTTGGTTTTATCCAATTCCGTTATTTTATTGAAATGTTCAGAATAGTAGGGGAGAAGCCGGAAGGAAATAAAGGTGTTTCATCTATGCAGGCATTCTTTATTTCGGCCGCATCCCGAGTCGGCACAGGGAATTTGACTGGTGTAGCCTTAGCAATTGCGACAGGCGGACCAGGCGCTGTATTTTGGATGTGGGTAGTGGCTGCAGTAGGCATGGCTTCAAGCTTTGTCGAAAGTACATTAGCACAGCTTTATAAGGTAAGAGACGGGGAGGATTTCCGCGGAGGGCCGGCCTACTATATTCAAAAGGGTCTTGGTGCCAGATGGCTTGGCATCGTTTTTGCAATCTTAATTACCGTCTCATTCGGCTTGATTTTTAACGCTGTTCAAACAAATACAATTGCTGGAGCATTGGATGGCGCATTCCATGTAAATAAAATAGTTGTAGCCATAGTTCTGGCGGTTTTAACTGCGTTTATCATTTTCGGCGGTTTAAAACGTGTTGTCGCTGTTTCACAGCTAATTGTGCCGGTTATGGCAGGCATTTATATTCTTATCGCTTTATTTGTTGTCATCACGAATATTACGGCTTTCCCTGGCGTTATCGCTACAATTGTTAAAAATGCTTTAGGTTTTGAACAAGTCGTCGGCGGCGGAATAGGCGGCATCATCGTTATCGGTGCGCAACGCGGACTTTTTTCAAACGAAGCAGGAATGGGGAGCGCACCAAACGCGGCTGCGACGGCTCATGTATCCCATCCGGCAAAGCAAGGCTTTATTCAAACATTAGGCGTATTTTTCGATACATTTATCATATGTACGTCCACAGCATTTATTATTTTGCTGTACAGTGTAACGCCAAAAGGCGACGGCATCCAAGTCACACAGGCTGCTCTTAACCATCACATTGGAGGCTGGGCGCCGACTTTCATCGCAGTCGCAATGTTCTTGTTTGCATTCAGTTCAGTTGTCGGCAACTATTATTATGGCGAGACAAACATTGAATTTATTAAAACAAGCAAAACATGGCTGAACATTTACCGTATCGCTGTTATTGCTATGGTTGTGTATGGATCTTTATCAGGCTTCCAAATCGTTTGGGATATGGCGGACCTCTTTATGGGTATCATGGCGCTGATCAACTTAATTGTGATTGCGCTGCTGTCAAACGTTGCTTACAAAGTGTATAAAGATTACGCGAAACAGCGTAAGCAAGGACTTGATCCTGTGTTTAAAGCGAAAAACATCCCAGGGCTGAAAAACGCTGAAACATGGGAAGATGAGAAACAAGAAGCATAA
- the eglS gene encoding endo-1,4-beta-glucanase (Evidence 1a: Function from experimental evidences in the studied strain; PubMedId: 3024130, 7704256, 7710279, 15139916, 26907762; Product type e: enzyme), whose protein sequence is MKRSISIFITCLLITLLTMGGMIASPASAAGTKTPVAKNGQLSIKGTQLVNRDGKAVQLKGISSHGLQWYGEYVNKDSLKWLRDDWGITVFRAAMYTADGGYIDNPSVKNKVKEAVEAAKELGIYVIIDWHILNDGNPNQNKEKAKEFFKEMSSLYGNTPNVIYEIANEPNGDVNWKRDIKPYAEEVISVIRKNDPDNIIIVGTGTWSQDVNDAADDQLKDANVMYALHFYAGTHGQFLRDKANYALSKGAPIFVTEWGTSDASGNGGVFLDQSREWLKYLDSKTISWVNWNLSDKQESSSALKPGASKTGGWRLSDLSASGTFVRENILGTKDSTKDIPETPSKDKPTQENGISVQYRAGDGSMNSNQIRPQLQIKNNGNTTVDLKDVTARYWYKAKNKGQNFDCDYAQIGCGNVTHKFVTLHKPKQGADTYLELGFKNGTLAPGASTGNIQLRLHNDDWSNYAQSGDYSFFKSNTFKTTKKITLYDQGKLIWGTEPN, encoded by the coding sequence ATGAAACGGTCAATCTCTATTTTTATTACGTGTTTATTGATTACGTTATTGACAATGGGCGGCATGATAGCTTCGCCGGCATCAGCAGCAGGGACAAAAACGCCAGTAGCCAAGAATGGCCAGCTTAGCATAAAAGGTACACAGCTCGTTAACCGAGACGGTAAAGCGGTACAGCTGAAGGGGATCAGTTCACACGGATTGCAATGGTATGGAGAATATGTCAATAAAGACAGCTTAAAATGGCTGAGAGATGATTGGGGTATCACCGTTTTCCGTGCAGCGATGTATACGGCAGATGGCGGTTATATTGACAACCCGTCCGTGAAAAATAAAGTAAAAGAAGCGGTTGAAGCGGCAAAAGAGCTTGGGATATATGTCATCATTGACTGGCATATCTTAAATGACGGTAATCCAAACCAAAATAAAGAGAAGGCAAAAGAATTCTTCAAGGAAATGTCAAGCCTTTACGGAAACACGCCAAACGTCATTTATGAAATTGCAAACGAACCAAACGGTGATGTGAACTGGAAGCGTGATATTAAACCATATGCGGAAGAAGTGATTTCAGTTATCCGCAAAAATGATCCAGACAACATCATCATTGTCGGAACCGGTACATGGAGCCAGGATGTGAATGATGCTGCCGATGACCAGCTAAAAGATGCAAACGTTATGTACGCACTTCATTTTTATGCCGGCACACACGGCCAATTTTTACGGGATAAAGCAAACTATGCACTCAGCAAAGGAGCACCTATTTTTGTGACAGAGTGGGGAACAAGCGACGCGTCTGGCAATGGCGGTGTATTCCTTGATCAATCGAGGGAATGGCTGAAATATCTCGACAGCAAGACCATTAGCTGGGTGAACTGGAATCTTTCTGATAAGCAGGAATCATCCTCAGCTTTAAAGCCGGGGGCATCTAAAACAGGCGGCTGGCGGTTGTCAGATTTATCTGCTTCAGGAACATTCGTTAGAGAAAACATTCTCGGCACCAAAGATTCGACGAAGGACATTCCTGAAACGCCATCAAAAGATAAACCCACACAGGAAAATGGTATTTCTGTACAGTACAGAGCAGGGGATGGGAGTATGAACAGCAACCAAATCCGTCCGCAGCTTCAAATAAAAAATAACGGCAATACCACGGTTGATTTAAAAGATGTCACTGCCCGTTACTGGTATAAAGCGAAAAACAAAGGCCAAAACTTTGACTGTGACTACGCGCAGATTGGATGCGGCAATGTGACACACAAGTTTGTGACGTTGCATAAACCAAAGCAAGGTGCAGATACCTATCTGGAACTTGGATTTAAAAACGGAACGTTGGCACCGGGAGCAAGCACAGGGAATATTCAGCTCCGTCTTCACAATGATGACTGGAGCAATTATGCACAAAGCGGCGATTATTCCTTTTTCAAATCAAATACGTTTAAAACAACGAAAAAAATCACATTATATGATCAAGGAAAACTGATTTGGGGAACAGAACCAAATTAG
- the ynfE gene encoding hypothetical protein (Evidence 4: Unknown function but conserved in other organisms) has translation MDEILKQYMVLYKKMSNMINGPDYPGKEKDIQHQKDQIEVYEKQLQQGFSTDYDYDVFADSVIKCAYGDMTLEDLEAVYYGLTTPFF, from the coding sequence GTGGATGAAATACTGAAACAGTATATGGTGCTGTATAAAAAAATGAGTAATATGATAAATGGTCCCGACTATCCAGGTAAGGAAAAAGACATCCAGCATCAAAAAGATCAGATCGAAGTTTACGAAAAACAGCTGCAGCAAGGATTTTCTACAGATTATGACTATGATGTGTTTGCTGATTCTGTTATCAAATGCGCATATGGCGATATGACGCTGGAAGATTTAGAAGCCGTTTATTATGGATTGACAACACCATTTTTTTGA
- the xynC gene encoding secreted endo-xylanase (Evidence 1a: Function from experimental evidences in the studied strain; PubMedId: 17028274, 25355936, 26559526, 28330222; Product type e: enzyme), with product MIPRIKKTICVLLVCFTMLSVMLGPGATEVLAASDVTVNVSAEKQVIRGFGGMNHPAWAGDLTAAQRETAFGNGQNQLGFSILRIHVDENRNNWYKEVETAKSAVKHGAIVFASPWNPPSDMVETFNRNGDTSAKRLKYNKYAAYAQHLNDFVTFMKNNGVNLYAISVQNEPDYAHEWTWWTPQEILRFMRENAGSINARVIAPESFQYLKNLSDPILNDPQALANMDILGTHLYGTQVSQFPYPLFKQKGAGKDLWMTEVYYPNSDTNSADRWPEALDVSQHIHNAMVEGDFQAYVWWYIRRSYGPMKEDGTISKRGYNMAHFSKFVRPGYVRIDATKNPNANVYVSAYKGDNKVVIVAINKSNTGVNQNFVLQNGSASNVSRWITSSSSNLQPGTNLTVSGNHFWAHLPAQSVTTFVVNR from the coding sequence ATGATTCCACGCATAAAAAAAACAATTTGTGTACTATTAGTATGTTTCACTATGCTGTCAGTCATGTTAGGGCCAGGCGCTACTGAAGTTTTGGCAGCAAGTGATGTAACAGTTAATGTATCTGCAGAGAAACAAGTGATTCGCGGTTTTGGAGGGATGAATCATCCGGCTTGGGCTGGGGATCTTACAGCAGCTCAAAGAGAAACTGCTTTTGGCAATGGACAGAACCAGTTAGGATTTTCAATCTTAAGAATTCATGTAGATGAAAATCGAAATAATTGGTATAAAGAGGTGGAGACTGCAAAGAGTGCGGTCAAACACGGAGCAATCGTTTTTGCTTCTCCTTGGAATCCTCCAAGTGATATGGTTGAGACCTTTAATCGGAATGGTGACACATCGGCTAAACGGCTGAAATACAACAAGTACGCAGCATACGCGCAGCATCTTAACGATTTTGTTACCTTCATGAAGAATAATGGTGTGAATCTTTACGCGATTTCGGTCCAAAACGAGCCTGATTACGCTCACGAGTGGACGTGGTGGACGCCGCAAGAAATACTTCGCTTTATGAGAGAAAACGCCGGCTCGATCAATGCCCGCGTCATTGCGCCTGAGTCATTTCAATACTTGAAGAATTTGTCGGACCCGATCTTGAACGATCCGCAGGCTCTTGCCAATATGGATATTCTCGGAACTCACCTGTACGGCACCCAGGTCAGCCAATTCCCTTATCCTCTTTTCAAACAAAAAGGAGCGGGGAAGGACCTTTGGATGACGGAAGTATACTATCCAAACAGTGATACCAACTCGGCGGATCGATGGCCTGAGGCATTGGATGTTTCACAGCATATTCACAATGCGATGGTAGAGGGGGACTTTCAAGCTTATGTATGGTGGTACATCCGAAGATCATATGGACCTATGAAAGAAGATGGTACGATCAGCAAACGCGGCTACAATATGGCTCATTTCTCAAAGTTTGTGCGTCCCGGCTATGTAAGGATTGATGCAACGAAAAACCCTAATGCGAACGTTTACGTGTCAGCCTATAAAGGTGACAACAAGGTCGTTATTGTTGCCATCAATAAAAGCAACACAGGAGTCAACCAAAACTTTGTTTTGCAGAATGGATCTGCTTCAAACGTATCTAGATGGATCACGAGCAGCAGCAGCAATCTACAACCTGGAACGAATCTCACTGTATCAGGCAATCATTTTTGGGCTCATCTTCCAGCTCAAAGCGTGACAACATTTGTTGTAAATCGTTAA